From a region of the Trichocoleus sp. genome:
- a CDS encoding ATP-binding protein: MTASRPSDASLYELALSADPAPQSIQMSPTTFKSMVEILFDFLLEQKIPATLWIKLPKGEVWQSELNEFCQSAQISYPIYLLQSQQDDLEGQPKPRAEQMSTASLPHRQVKPLRPDRESAVLWEGDSADITIIDDLILPATPQKPPSEQAVVHYLPLAAESQLKREYFVLVVAAEFYGLVLAHRPRSSRPRLEATAEAGAKPGGTEDNLERKHPLLGLCSFDANTLQTVLEGINRAIYYGQPVTSSDADLDRLLVTWEQLQEQGWAKTQSPSLMGTVLAKQIQRQEEIWRGSSVDRQRAKQSSEMQQENERMLTTIRLKNEFIQNLGQELRTPLTTMKTALSLLNSPNLKPQQRQRYMEMLSQECDRQSSLITSGLSLIQIELTGEQVPKEPLRLSDVVPGVVSTYQPLAEEKGLRLAYTVPEDLPPISSTLSWLRQIVINLLHNSIKYTPPGGQVWVKARQQHNSIQMEFRDTGIGIAASEIPKIFDRFYRTRHGSDDTGVGLGLTIAQLLVLRSGGSISVKSKPGEGTVFNVLLPIYQESKDDQEG; encoded by the coding sequence ATGACAGCCTCACGCCCCTCTGATGCGTCGCTTTATGAGTTAGCCCTCAGCGCTGATCCTGCTCCTCAGTCGATTCAGATGAGTCCGACCACCTTTAAGTCAATGGTGGAAATTCTTTTCGACTTTTTGTTAGAACAAAAAATACCTGCGACACTATGGATCAAACTCCCCAAGGGAGAAGTCTGGCAGTCAGAATTAAACGAGTTTTGCCAATCAGCGCAGATTTCCTACCCGATCTATCTGCTCCAATCTCAGCAAGACGATTTGGAAGGGCAACCTAAACCACGAGCTGAGCAGATGAGCACTGCTTCACTTCCCCATCGTCAGGTGAAACCTTTGCGCCCCGATCGAGAGTCTGCTGTGCTATGGGAAGGAGATTCAGCAGATATCACTATCATTGATGATCTCATCTTGCCAGCAACGCCACAAAAGCCACCGTCAGAGCAAGCAGTCGTGCATTATTTACCGCTTGCTGCCGAGAGCCAGCTCAAACGGGAATATTTTGTGCTGGTAGTCGCCGCTGAATTTTATGGCTTAGTGCTGGCGCATCGTCCTCGATCGAGCCGTCCCCGCTTAGAAGCGACCGCAGAAGCAGGGGCAAAACCAGGGGGCACAGAAGATAACCTGGAGCGCAAACATCCGTTGCTGGGGCTTTGCTCATTTGATGCCAATACTTTGCAAACGGTGTTGGAAGGTATTAATCGGGCGATTTATTATGGTCAGCCGGTTACCAGTTCTGATGCTGACCTCGATCGCTTGCTGGTCACCTGGGAGCAGCTTCAAGAACAGGGTTGGGCGAAGACACAAAGCCCATCGTTGATGGGAACAGTGCTCGCAAAACAGATTCAGCGGCAAGAAGAAATTTGGCGAGGTAGCTCGGTCGATCGCCAGCGGGCAAAGCAATCCTCGGAGATGCAGCAGGAAAATGAGCGAATGCTCACCACGATCCGCCTTAAAAATGAGTTCATCCAAAACCTGGGGCAAGAGCTGCGTACCCCGTTAACAACCATGAAGACGGCGCTCTCGTTGCTCAATTCACCAAACCTGAAGCCCCAACAGCGACAGCGCTATATGGAGATGCTCAGCCAGGAGTGCGATCGACAGAGTTCTTTAATTACCAGTGGGCTATCGCTGATTCAAATTGAGCTAACGGGAGAGCAAGTTCCTAAAGAGCCACTGCGCTTGAGCGATGTTGTACCGGGCGTGGTCAGCACTTATCAGCCTTTGGCAGAAGAAAAAGGACTGCGCTTAGCCTATACCGTGCCTGAAGACCTGCCTCCGATTTCCTCGACACTTTCCTGGCTGCGGCAGATTGTGATCAACCTGCTCCACAACAGCATCAAATATACGCCCCCTGGAGGTCAGGTTTGGGTGAAGGCAAGACAGCAGCACAATTCCATCCAAATGGAATTTCGAGATACCGGAATTGGTATTGCTGCCAGCGAGATTCCCAAAATCTTTGATCGGTTCTATCGCACTCGCCATGGCTCAGATGATACTGGTGTTGGCTTAGGGCTAACGATCGCTCAACTCCTGGTGCTCCGTAGCGGTGGCTCAATCTCGGTGAAAAGTAAGCCTGGGGAAGGAACTGTATTTAACGTCCTGCTGCCAATTTATCAAGAATCGAAAGACGATCAAGAAGGTTGA
- a CDS encoding glycosyltransferase family 39 protein, giving the protein MMLVKRLSQSRHLFLLLLALALSVRIGASLALGAVRSDPSFLDMDEQEYYQYAGDLLRGEYQFSSRRTLGHVVVIALYRLLSFDNFTVTQLFTTAVFSLAAPLTYLLVRRITRNHLAAAIVAVLVIFWPPYIYYGNSLYSETTALPMFTAFLLLLPRGSILAVSPDGSWRRWVGCGVLLGLCMLIRPMYLIFVPFAVLIVVLEELRWATALRHVGVFLAGCAIVLLPWSIYMSSHTGVPILVSANGGETISGGLNPRLVEHGYQTVITPDGRVTWTGPGKWLSIYDSGYLSLAEQNLPYVEQDKLLKQRTLSWISQHPAETFYLQAAKLLYMWGFYPLRFDKQTLLGSLPTILALVLSVASLLRFRHYSRHLCRFWLLPIFVSSVAFVSWGSWRFRQPGDLGLLVLSTLFLLSLFIQPPDLIRSPRFPAINLPRIRQPSLRA; this is encoded by the coding sequence ATGATGCTAGTTAAAAGACTTAGCCAATCTCGACACTTATTCCTCCTGCTGTTGGCGCTGGCGCTGTCAGTGCGGATTGGAGCAAGTTTAGCGTTAGGGGCAGTTCGTTCTGACCCCAGTTTCCTGGATATGGACGAGCAGGAATATTATCAGTACGCCGGAGACCTGCTTCGAGGCGAATACCAGTTCAGTTCACGCCGAACCTTAGGTCATGTTGTCGTCATTGCGCTCTATCGACTACTCAGCTTTGACAATTTCACCGTAACTCAGCTATTTACAACTGCTGTCTTCAGTCTGGCTGCTCCACTAACGTACCTGTTAGTCCGACGCATTACGAGAAACCATCTGGCAGCAGCGATCGTGGCAGTTTTGGTCATTTTCTGGCCCCCCTACATTTACTATGGCAATTCGCTCTACAGCGAAACGACTGCTCTGCCAATGTTTACTGCTTTCTTGCTGCTGCTGCCGCGTGGCTCAATTTTGGCGGTTTCACCCGATGGCAGTTGGCGGCGTTGGGTTGGGTGTGGGGTGCTGCTCGGACTCTGTATGCTCATTCGCCCGATGTATTTGATATTTGTCCCCTTTGCCGTGCTGATTGTGGTTCTAGAAGAACTTCGGTGGGCAACTGCCCTGCGTCACGTTGGAGTTTTTCTGGCAGGCTGTGCGATCGTCCTTTTACCCTGGTCAATTTACATGAGCAGCCATACAGGCGTGCCAATTTTGGTGAGTGCAAATGGCGGCGAAACGATCAGCGGCGGCTTAAACCCTAGATTGGTGGAACATGGCTATCAAACAGTGATAACACCCGATGGACGAGTCACCTGGACAGGTCCAGGAAAATGGCTATCGATCTATGACTCAGGATATTTGAGTTTGGCAGAACAAAACCTACCTTACGTCGAGCAAGATAAACTCTTGAAGCAGCGCACCCTCAGCTGGATTAGCCAGCATCCTGCGGAAACCTTCTATTTGCAGGCAGCAAAACTGCTTTATATGTGGGGATTTTATCCCTTACGATTCGATAAACAAACGCTGTTGGGCAGCCTCCCCACTATTTTGGCGCTGGTGCTCAGTGTTGCTTCACTGCTGCGCTTCCGGCACTACAGTCGGCACCTTTGCCGATTTTGGCTCTTACCCATTTTTGTCTCTAGCGTCGCTTTCGTGAGTTGGGGCAGTTGGCGGTTTCGGCAACCCGGAGACTTAGGGCTTCTAGTGCTGAGCACACTTTTCCTTCTATCTCTCTTTATCCAACCACCTGACCTGATTCGATCGCCCAGATTCCCCGCCATCAATTTGCCCCGAATCCGGCAACCCAGTTTGAGAGCATAG
- a CDS encoding UDP-N-acetylmuramoyl-L-alanyl-D-glutamate--2,6-diaminopimelate ligase gives MKLRELLTRLPASIALPDHPALDADVTGLTTNSHTCQPGDLFIGMPGTRVDGGDFWSSAIAAGAIAALVSPAAAQKQAPSSDLQKSCVIPCSDMWQACAQAAAAFYDFPARKLKLVGVTGTNGKTTTTHLIEFLLLQAKQSTALFGTLYARWAGYQQTAVHTTPFAVELQEQLAEAVKAGAQSAVMEVSSHALAQGRVLGCPFEVAVFTNLTQDHLDYHKDLEDYFNAKALLFSPDYLTGRAIVNLDDAYGRRIIERLATDRVWSYSVQDATADLWTSDLVCEADGVRGILHTPKGEIAFRSPLVGQYNIANLLAAVGTALHLGVGLETIAQALPLFQGVPGRMEQVQVAPNQDISVIVDYAHTPDSLENLLRASRPFIAGRMICVFGCGGDRDRTKRPKMGAIAAELADWAVVTSDNPRTEDPQRILQDIVAGIPTTVQPTVIADRAEAIRTAILQAQPGDGVLIAGKGHEDYQILGTEKVHFDDREQATAALAARIKQ, from the coding sequence ATGAAGCTTAGAGAACTGTTAACCCGTCTTCCAGCGTCGATCGCTTTGCCGGATCATCCAGCCTTGGATGCAGATGTAACCGGATTGACAACCAATTCTCATACTTGTCAACCAGGGGATTTATTTATTGGGATGCCTGGAACGCGAGTCGATGGAGGAGATTTTTGGTCAAGTGCGATTGCAGCCGGGGCGATTGCGGCACTGGTTTCTCCTGCTGCTGCCCAAAAACAGGCTCCCTCATCCGATCTACAGAAATCTTGCGTCATTCCTTGCTCTGATATGTGGCAGGCTTGTGCTCAGGCAGCCGCCGCCTTTTACGATTTTCCGGCGCGAAAGCTAAAGCTGGTGGGCGTTACGGGAACCAACGGCAAAACCACGACTACTCATCTGATCGAGTTTTTACTGCTTCAAGCAAAACAGTCAACCGCTCTGTTTGGTACGCTTTATGCCAGATGGGCAGGCTATCAGCAGACCGCCGTTCATACGACTCCCTTTGCTGTAGAACTTCAAGAACAGCTTGCAGAGGCAGTCAAGGCAGGGGCGCAGTCTGCAGTGATGGAGGTCAGTTCTCATGCGCTGGCTCAGGGGCGAGTGTTGGGCTGTCCATTTGAGGTGGCAGTTTTTACAAACCTGACGCAAGACCATTTGGACTATCACAAAGACCTCGAAGATTATTTCAATGCCAAGGCACTGTTGTTTAGTCCGGATTACCTGACAGGACGAGCGATCGTTAATCTGGATGATGCCTATGGTCGCCGGATTATTGAGCGTCTGGCTACCGATCGCGTTTGGTCATACAGTGTGCAAGACGCAACGGCTGATTTGTGGACAAGTGATCTTGTCTGTGAGGCAGATGGAGTGCGCGGCATTCTCCATACACCGAAGGGAGAAATCGCCTTCCGATCGCCATTAGTCGGGCAATACAACATTGCTAATTTGCTGGCTGCGGTGGGAACAGCTTTGCACTTGGGAGTCGGTCTGGAAACGATCGCTCAAGCGCTACCGCTTTTTCAGGGTGTGCCGGGACGCATGGAGCAGGTGCAGGTTGCGCCAAATCAGGACATCAGCGTTATCGTAGACTACGCCCATACGCCCGATAGCTTAGAAAACCTGTTGCGGGCGTCGCGTCCGTTTATCGCGGGACGAATGATCTGTGTGTTTGGGTGTGGCGGCGATCGAGATAGAACCAAGCGTCCTAAAATGGGAGCAATTGCGGCAGAACTCGCAGATTGGGCAGTAGTCACGTCAGATAATCCACGAACTGAAGACCCTCAGCGCATCTTGCAAGATATTGTGGCAGGCATTCCCACAACCGTTCAGCCAACAGTGATCGCCGATCGAGCTGAGGCAATTCGGACGGCAATTTTGCAGGCACAGCCCGGAGATGGTGTTTTAATTGCCGGAAAAGGACATGAAGACTATCAAATTCTGGGTACAGAGAAGGTGCATTTTGACGATCGAGAGCAGGCAACTGCAGCACTGGCAGCAAGAATAAAGCAGTGA
- the serS gene encoding serine--tRNA ligase: MIDLKQLRENPEAFQAKLNLRGEFDLSPVLTLDRQQRELEVNRSQLQARSNEIGKLVGQKMKAGVKPDDPEVQVLRDEGNQIKAQVSDLEAQERDLKAQLEAIVLTIPNLPDESTPIGRDEDENQELYRWGDEYLPKNPDILPHWEIGEKLGILNFERATKIAQSRFVALIGAGAALERALIQFMLDQHIAAGYTEVLPPFLVNTASLTASGQLPKFAEESFKCDRDDLWLTPTAEVPINSLYRDEILDAAELPKRFCAYTPCFRREAGSYGRDTRGLIRLHQFDKVEMFKFVHPDKSEEEHQSLLKSAESILQALQLPYRVIVLCTGDMGFAATKTYDLEVWLPSAGKYREISSCSNCKDFQARRGNIRFKEAGKKGTQFVHTLNGSGLAVGRTMAAILENYQQPDGTVKVPEALQPYLRRDVL; this comes from the coding sequence GTGATCGATCTCAAGCAGCTACGGGAAAATCCAGAGGCATTTCAGGCAAAATTGAACCTGCGAGGCGAGTTTGATTTGTCTCCAGTGTTGACGTTGGATCGGCAGCAGCGCGAACTCGAAGTGAACCGATCGCAGCTACAAGCCCGCAGCAACGAGATTGGGAAGCTGGTGGGGCAGAAAATGAAAGCGGGAGTGAAGCCCGATGATCCAGAAGTGCAAGTGCTTCGCGATGAAGGCAATCAGATCAAAGCACAGGTGAGCGATCTGGAAGCGCAGGAACGGGACTTAAAGGCGCAACTTGAGGCGATCGTGCTCACTATCCCCAATTTGCCTGATGAAAGTACGCCGATCGGTAGAGACGAAGACGAAAACCAGGAACTCTATCGCTGGGGCGATGAATATCTGCCCAAAAATCCTGATATTTTGCCGCACTGGGAAATTGGCGAAAAGCTGGGGATCTTAAATTTCGAGCGAGCGACCAAAATTGCTCAAAGCCGCTTTGTCGCATTGATTGGGGCAGGTGCAGCCCTGGAGCGCGCCCTCATTCAGTTCATGCTAGATCAGCATATTGCTGCAGGCTATACCGAAGTGCTGCCGCCTTTTTTGGTGAACACAGCATCACTGACGGCTTCAGGACAGCTACCCAAATTTGCCGAAGAGAGCTTTAAGTGCGATCGAGATGATCTGTGGCTGACGCCCACTGCCGAAGTACCAATTAACAGCCTCTATCGCGACGAAATTTTAGACGCAGCAGAGCTACCCAAGCGGTTCTGCGCCTATACGCCCTGTTTCCGACGTGAGGCAGGCAGCTACGGACGGGATACTCGCGGGCTCATCCGGCTGCACCAGTTCGACAAAGTGGAGATGTTTAAGTTCGTTCACCCGGATAAGTCAGAGGAAGAACATCAGTCGTTGCTTAAAAGTGCCGAGTCGATTCTGCAAGCGTTGCAGCTTCCTTATCGCGTGATTGTGCTCTGCACTGGAGATATGGGCTTTGCCGCGACCAAAACTTACGACCTTGAGGTTTGGCTGCCTTCTGCGGGCAAATATCGGGAGATTTCAAGCTGCTCGAACTGTAAGGATTTTCAGGCGCGACGCGGCAATATTCGCTTTAAAGAGGCAGGCAAGAAGGGGACGCAGTTTGTCCATACGCTTAATGGTTCCGGTTTAGCAGTCGGACGCACCATGGCAGCAATCCTAGAAAACTATCAGCAGCCGGATGGCACAGTGAAAGTTCCAGAGGCGTTGCAGCCTTACCTCCGGCGGGACGTGCTGTAG
- a CDS encoding HAMP domain-containing sensor histidine kinase — protein MYKWYLPTLGEILALSQPIPDQDQPSRSPAQQRVRAEREWSGAIAALNRLLNEISELCPESSELPPMRGMVLSGPVPILEQANLVSCFASWTLTVVSPQERLQLPSAENALTCRSDSTPATLPLMSSDPLAAEQFCLVLTAEFSLVMALGETIAGDPVFRFSFEPEVITQAWRTLQARLKLTTSPVLPTLESLVEQFAPVVPDYRTVMQFSRLMLTNLPDPVDLESDRPLHRIQQTFEGTAAALPRQTAVDVAKSVKAKMAADRSTSGKRSQKTIRLEPVLSCPIEPLREEREAEAGADTELLQAIAHEVRTPLTTIRTLTRLLLKRKDLNPDVLKRLETIDRECTEQIDRFSLIFRAVELETNQTRSPLSPLSPISLTQLLQQNVTRWQQQASQHSHTLEVSLPQKLPMVVTDPTMLDQALTGLVDRITHSLPPGSRIHMRVTLAGHQLKLQFESHPQGETGDDKAKFGFMPTLKSIGQLLMFQPETGNLSLNMSVTKNLFQALGGKLIVKQNPQQGEILTIFLPLETR, from the coding sequence GTGTATAAGTGGTATTTGCCAACTTTGGGTGAAATTCTGGCTCTGAGCCAGCCAATCCCTGATCAGGATCAACCATCTCGATCGCCAGCTCAGCAGCGAGTTCGGGCAGAACGGGAATGGAGCGGCGCAATTGCTGCCTTAAATCGTTTGCTGAACGAGATTTCAGAGCTTTGCCCTGAGTCATCAGAGCTGCCCCCGATGCGAGGCATGGTGTTATCCGGTCCGGTGCCAATTCTAGAGCAGGCTAACCTCGTCAGCTGTTTTGCCAGTTGGACATTAACGGTTGTCTCGCCCCAAGAGCGGCTACAGTTGCCTTCTGCGGAGAATGCGCTGACCTGTCGATCAGACTCTACACCTGCAACACTGCCGTTGATGTCGAGCGATCCCCTGGCAGCAGAACAGTTTTGCCTAGTTTTAACTGCAGAATTCAGCTTGGTCATGGCATTGGGAGAGACGATCGCTGGTGATCCAGTTTTTCGATTTTCGTTTGAGCCAGAAGTGATTACGCAGGCATGGCGCACGCTACAAGCCCGTCTGAAGCTAACCACTTCCCCTGTGCTGCCGACGCTCGAATCACTAGTTGAGCAATTTGCTCCGGTTGTACCCGACTATCGCACTGTAATGCAGTTCAGCCGTCTGATGCTGACCAACTTACCTGATCCTGTGGATCTAGAGAGCGATCGTCCCTTGCACCGAATTCAGCAGACCTTTGAAGGCACAGCCGCCGCGCTGCCAAGACAAACAGCCGTCGATGTTGCTAAATCAGTCAAAGCAAAAATGGCGGCAGATCGATCGACTTCCGGCAAACGGTCTCAGAAAACAATTCGACTTGAGCCAGTGCTGTCCTGTCCGATCGAGCCACTTCGAGAAGAACGCGAAGCCGAAGCAGGTGCGGATACTGAATTACTCCAGGCAATTGCGCATGAAGTCCGGACACCCCTGACAACCATTCGTACCCTAACCCGGCTGCTGCTGAAGCGCAAAGACCTCAATCCAGATGTGCTGAAACGGCTGGAAACGATCGATCGAGAATGTACCGAACAGATCGATCGGTTTAGCCTGATTTTCCGCGCTGTGGAATTGGAAACAAACCAGACCCGCAGCCCACTCTCGCCGCTCTCGCCCATCTCTCTCACCCAACTCCTTCAACAAAATGTGACTCGCTGGCAGCAGCAAGCCAGCCAACACAGCCATACGCTAGAGGTGAGCCTGCCCCAGAAGTTGCCGATGGTCGTAACTGATCCAACAATGCTTGACCAGGCACTCACAGGATTAGTCGATCGCATCACTCATAGCCTCCCGCCTGGTAGTCGAATTCACATGCGCGTCACGCTTGCCGGACATCAGCTCAAGTTGCAATTTGAATCTCACCCACAGGGCGAAACTGGAGACGACAAAGCCAAATTTGGCTTCATGCCAACCCTAAAATCGATCGGACAACTGCTGATGTTCCAGCCGGAAACCGGAAATCTCAGCTTGAATATGTCAGTGACCAAAAATTTGTTTCAAGCACTGGGCGGCAAACTCATTGTGAAGCAGAATCCGCAGCAGGGCGAGATTTTGACTATTTTTCTGCCTCTGGAAACTCGATAA
- a CDS encoding RodZ domain-containing protein yields the protein MGNLDTAQSEQLQAIGEYLQQIRLDQARSLEEIAAKTYIPLRILRALESGHEDILPEPVFVQGFIRRYGEALGLDGSELSQSFPVQRQMMIPEPRQDDGFDPSPNALQRDSFEFPRLSDHHRSPLLYGGVAVLLVGALVYGLSRFFAQPQRSTPSTVKPAPTAPTTSAAPVASPNPASAPVRTAAVSPKPAAGAAPITVATSLSDAAWLQVTVDGNLDYEGTLPKGTQRTWTAKQELTIVAGNAGAVSTSFNGSDAKIMGAPGIVRELTFTAPGNGTTDTDTNR from the coding sequence GTGGGTAATTTAGACACAGCGCAGAGTGAACAGTTGCAAGCGATTGGGGAATATCTGCAACAGATTCGGCTGGATCAAGCCCGATCGCTTGAAGAGATTGCTGCTAAAACCTATATTCCCCTACGAATTCTGCGTGCGCTGGAATCTGGACATGAAGATATCCTTCCAGAACCTGTCTTTGTGCAAGGGTTTATTCGTCGTTACGGTGAAGCACTGGGGCTAGATGGCAGCGAACTCTCTCAAAGTTTTCCAGTTCAGCGGCAAATGATGATCCCAGAGCCAAGACAAGATGATGGCTTTGATCCCTCCCCTAACGCGCTTCAGCGAGACTCATTTGAATTTCCCCGGCTCTCCGATCACCATCGATCGCCCCTGCTTTATGGCGGTGTTGCTGTGCTGTTGGTAGGTGCACTAGTTTATGGGCTATCTCGCTTCTTTGCTCAACCTCAGCGTTCCACCCCATCGACTGTTAAACCAGCCCCAACGGCTCCAACGACTAGCGCGGCTCCTGTTGCTTCTCCCAACCCTGCTTCCGCCCCTGTAAGAACTGCTGCTGTCTCTCCTAAGCCTGCTGCTGGCGCTGCCCCCATTACAGTTGCCACAAGCTTGAGCGATGCGGCTTGGCTCCAGGTCACAGTGGACGGCAACTTAGACTATGAAGGAACCCTCCCCAAAGGAACACAGCGCACCTGGACAGCAAAGCAAGAACTGACGATCGTAGCGGGTAATGCGGGGGCTGTTTCAACTTCCTTCAATGGCAGTGATGCCAAAATCATGGGTGCTCCCGGTATCGTCAGAGAATTGACCTTTACGGCTCCAGGAAACGGCACAACCGATACTGATACCAATAGATAG
- a CDS encoding DUF2294 domain-containing protein, which translates to MTTPTRGQIERTLSQRIQALYRSHLGHQPSRVTCQLFDEKLAIIIEDSITQPEQLLLGEGKKTLAEQLRNDLNKSLQPRLKELIEDILGVKVLDLLSNATLETGRTGAIVILETAPRTRTPTVIRRGHSLNAELNAEHE; encoded by the coding sequence ATGACAACTCCAACTCGGGGGCAGATTGAGAGAACCTTGTCCCAACGGATTCAAGCACTGTACCGCAGTCATCTTGGGCATCAACCGAGTCGAGTGACCTGTCAACTGTTTGATGAAAAGCTGGCAATCATTATTGAAGATTCAATTACCCAACCTGAACAGCTTTTGCTGGGAGAAGGCAAAAAAACACTTGCCGAACAGCTACGGAATGACCTGAATAAATCGCTTCAACCGCGCTTGAAAGAACTCATTGAAGACATATTAGGGGTAAAGGTGCTTGACCTGCTCAGCAATGCAACATTGGAGACTGGCAGGACAGGGGCGATCGTGATTTTAGAAACAGCACCTCGCACTCGCACTCCTACTGTCATTCGACGGGGTCACTCTTTGAATGCCGAGCTTAATGCCGAGCATGAGTAG
- a CDS encoding glutaredoxin family protein → MRLVLYSKPGCHLCEGLQEKLAQVQSVPFDLEIRDITTREDWFQAYQYEIPVLHLLSETQTPIALPRISPRASLLQIERLLQRYLQNSENKAE, encoded by the coding sequence ATGCGATTAGTTCTTTACAGCAAACCTGGCTGTCATCTCTGCGAAGGGCTGCAAGAAAAGTTAGCGCAAGTCCAGTCAGTGCCGTTTGACCTGGAAATCCGCGATATTACAACCCGTGAGGACTGGTTTCAGGCGTATCAGTATGAGATTCCAGTGCTCCATCTGCTGTCAGAGACTCAAACACCGATCGCCCTGCCCCGCATTTCTCCTCGCGCTTCCCTATTACAAATCGAACGATTATTACAGCGGTACTTGCAGAATTCAGAGAATAAGGCAGAATAG
- a CDS encoding response regulator: MTIQDITFFAKREIAQAIHQPLVLAIDDDEDNLLLMKYALEAFHCVFLGRTTGLGALSLVQACQPNLILLDIVLPEFSGVDLLHQLKQNKQTRQIPTVAVTALARSQDRKAFLAEGFDDYLSKPFSIDDLEALVQTYCHCSTHARH, translated from the coding sequence ATGACGATTCAGGATATTACATTCTTCGCCAAACGAGAAATTGCCCAGGCAATTCACCAACCATTGGTCTTGGCAATTGACGATGACGAAGACAATCTGCTCCTGATGAAATATGCTCTGGAGGCATTTCATTGCGTTTTTCTGGGCAGAACAACAGGTCTAGGTGCTCTATCGCTAGTACAGGCTTGTCAACCGAATCTGATCCTGCTGGACATTGTGCTGCCTGAGTTCAGCGGCGTTGATCTGCTCCATCAGCTCAAGCAGAACAAGCAAACTCGGCAAATTCCTACCGTTGCAGTCACGGCTCTTGCGAGAAGCCAGGATCGAAAGGCATTTTTAGCTGAAGGATTTGATGATTACCTCAGTAAGCCCTTTTCCATCGACGACTTAGAAGCTTTAGTCCAGACTTACTGTCATTGCTCTACTCATGCTCGGCATTAA
- a CDS encoding glycosyltransferase has protein sequence MLNTQQHELLDPPFGVLQISRTPQHRDPYQRVSSELTHPIRFSLVLPTYNERENIESVVKRLTRILDRALPNDYELIVVDDDSPDRTWELAQSLRSQYPQLQVMRRQQERGLSTAVIRGWQAARGQVLGVIDADLQHPPEVLLQLLEQVDRGADLAVASRHADGGGVSTWSATRRFLSRGAQTLGLVLLPQVLSRVTDPMSGYFLVRRSAIADVRLNPLGYKILIEVLGRGQVDCIAEVGYVFQEREVGESKVTWRQYQEYLHHLLRLRIDSGRLGHLSRRFNFPIGRFVRFGFVGLTGLIVDMGVLYLLYDELGLGLTRSAIIAAEVAILNNFFWNDRWTFRDLSQQQRSGRQTLKRLLKFNVICLMGLILKVLLLNVLFNGLHWNAYLSNFLAIAIVTIWNFWINLKLNWRVTQVK, from the coding sequence ATGCTCAATACCCAACAACATGAACTGTTAGATCCGCCATTTGGGGTGCTTCAGATTTCCCGAACGCCTCAACACCGAGACCCTTATCAGCGAGTCTCCTCAGAACTTACCCATCCAATTCGGTTTTCATTAGTTCTACCAACCTATAACGAACGGGAGAACATTGAGTCCGTTGTCAAGCGGCTCACCCGGATCCTCGATCGCGCCCTCCCAAATGACTACGAACTAATTGTCGTTGATGACGATAGCCCCGATCGAACCTGGGAACTGGCTCAGTCGCTTAGGTCTCAATATCCTCAGTTGCAGGTGATGCGCCGCCAGCAAGAGCGCGGACTTTCTACCGCAGTCATCCGGGGTTGGCAGGCAGCCCGAGGTCAAGTATTAGGCGTAATTGATGCCGATCTACAACATCCGCCAGAAGTGCTACTTCAACTCTTAGAGCAGGTCGATCGCGGAGCAGATCTGGCTGTTGCGAGTCGTCATGCGGATGGTGGCGGGGTCAGTACCTGGAGTGCAACTCGTCGCTTTTTGTCTCGTGGAGCGCAGACGCTCGGTCTAGTGCTACTGCCTCAGGTTCTCAGCCGAGTCACCGACCCAATGAGCGGCTACTTTCTCGTCAGGCGTAGCGCTATTGCAGATGTCAGGCTCAACCCGTTGGGCTACAAGATTCTAATTGAAGTGTTAGGGCGAGGGCAGGTCGATTGCATTGCCGAAGTTGGCTATGTCTTTCAGGAGCGTGAGGTCGGTGAAAGCAAAGTTACCTGGCGGCAATATCAGGAATATCTGCATCACCTGTTGCGGTTACGCATCGACTCTGGGCGGTTAGGGCATTTGAGCCGACGGTTTAATTTTCCGATCGGTCGCTTTGTCCGTTTTGGGTTTGTAGGGCTAACCGGGCTGATTGTCGATATGGGAGTGCTGTACCTCCTCTATGACGAACTGGGTTTGGGACTGACGCGCAGCGCTATCATCGCCGCCGAAGTTGCCATTCTCAATAACTTTTTCTGGAACGATCGCTGGACGTTTAGAGATCTCTCCCAGCAGCAACGATCAGGACGACAAACCCTCAAGCGTTTGCTGAAGTTCAATGTGATTTGCCTGATGGGGTTGATCCTGAAAGTCCTGCTATTGAACGTGCTGTTTAACGGCTTACACTGGAACGCTTATCTGTCAAACTTTCTGGCGATCGCAATTGTCACAATCTGGAACTTTTGGATCAACTTAAAGCTGAACTGGCGCGTGACTCAAGTTAAATAG